In Salana multivorans, a single genomic region encodes these proteins:
- a CDS encoding citrate synthase, whose translation MTATDTPDTIPTATPTLTVDETSLELSVVPAVEGASGLSINSLLGTTGMVTYDPGFMNTAACRSAITYIDGDAGILRYRGYPIEQLAESSSYLETGYLLSHGELPTAEEALEWEDRILRHTHVHDDYQRLISSFPREAHPMAILSSAVAAMPGHYHEVFDITSAEQMDLATVLLLAKAPTLMAYALRHARHQDKPDVAPEIGYVADMLRLSVGPHRRWEPDPAMVRALDVLLLLHADHEQNCSTSTVRNVGSAGANLFLSVSAGISALAGPKHGGANEAVLAMLEEIRDSGVAVSEFMTKVKDKSSGARLMGFGHRVYKNYDPRAAIVKKLADEVLSSMGKRDELLDIAMELEGIALADDYFVERKLYPNVDFYTGLIYRAMGFPTSMFTPLFAIGRMPGWIAQWREMMQDPSTKIARPRQVYTGPLERDFVPVQDRPTR comes from the coding sequence ATGACGGCGACCGACACCCCCGACACGATCCCGACGGCCACCCCGACGCTGACCGTCGACGAGACGAGCCTCGAGCTCTCGGTGGTGCCGGCGGTCGAGGGGGCCTCGGGTCTCTCGATCAACTCGCTCCTCGGCACGACCGGGATGGTGACGTACGACCCCGGGTTCATGAACACGGCGGCGTGCCGTTCGGCGATCACCTACATCGACGGCGACGCGGGCATCCTGCGCTACCGCGGCTACCCCATCGAGCAGCTCGCGGAGAGCTCGAGCTACCTCGAGACGGGCTACCTGCTGAGCCACGGCGAGCTGCCGACGGCCGAGGAGGCGCTCGAGTGGGAGGACCGGATCCTCCGGCACACCCACGTGCACGACGACTACCAGCGCCTCATCTCCTCGTTCCCGCGCGAGGCGCACCCGATGGCGATCCTCTCCTCGGCGGTCGCCGCCATGCCGGGGCACTACCACGAGGTCTTCGACATCACGAGCGCCGAGCAGATGGACCTCGCCACCGTGCTGCTGCTGGCAAAGGCGCCGACGCTCATGGCGTACGCCCTGCGGCACGCGCGGCACCAGGACAAGCCCGACGTCGCGCCCGAGATCGGCTACGTGGCGGACATGCTGCGCCTGTCCGTCGGACCGCACCGGCGCTGGGAGCCGGACCCCGCGATGGTCCGCGCGCTCGACGTCCTCCTGCTGCTGCACGCCGACCACGAGCAGAACTGCTCCACGTCGACGGTCCGCAACGTCGGGTCGGCCGGGGCGAACCTGTTCCTGTCCGTCTCCGCCGGGATCAGCGCGCTCGCCGGCCCCAAGCACGGCGGCGCGAACGAGGCCGTCCTCGCGATGCTCGAGGAGATCCGCGACTCCGGCGTCGCCGTCTCGGAGTTCATGACGAAGGTCAAGGACAAGTCGTCGGGCGCGCGACTCATGGGCTTCGGGCACCGCGTCTACAAGAACTACGACCCGCGCGCGGCGATCGTCAAGAAGCTGGCGGACGAGGTGCTCTCCTCGATGGGCAAGCGGGACGAGCTGCTCGACATCGCGATGGAGCTCGAGGGCATCGCCCTGGCGGACGACTACTTCGTCGAGCGCAAGCTCTACCCGAACGTCGACTTCTACACGGGCCTCATCTACCGCGCGATGGGCTTCCCGACGTCGATGTTCACCCCGCTGTTCGCGATCGGCCGGATGCCCGGCTGGATCGCCCAGTGGCGCGAGATGATGCAGGACCCGAGCACCAAGATCGCCCGGCCGCGCCAGGTCTACACGGGTCCGCTCGAGCGGGACTTCGTCCCGGTCCAGGACCGTCCCACCCGCTGA